A segment of the Pedobacter faecalis genome:
GTTCGCGTCAAATTTATCTCCCCTGAGGGCGAAAAATAAACAGCCAGGCGTTATCCTGCGGGTATCGGTACAGATCAGTGGGTTTTTCAGATAGTGTTGGTAAAGCAATTCGGTGCCGGTCATAACAGATAGTTAATGCGCGATAAAAATACACGATGAACAATAAACAAAAAATTTATCTTTAGTAATTGTACAACAAATTTTATGGCCAAAAGTATTCTGCTTTTTTTTGCGTCCCTCCTCCTGGGCAGCGGTGTACTTGTAGCCCAGGTAAGAACGCCCGACGACTACCTGGGTTATGAGTTGGGAAGCAGATTTACAAGTCACGACCAACTGATCGCTTATTTCAAACACGTAGTGGCGGCCGATAAAGAGCATATAAAGTTAATCAGCTACGGCACCTCCTATGAAGGGCGCGAACTGATCGCTGTGATAATATCCTCCACGGAAAATATGAGCAGGCTCGAAGAGATCAGGCAGCAGAACCTTCGTCTAAGTAAAGGAAGTTTTGCAGGTAAAGCCTTGAAGGGACAACCAGCCATTATGTGGATGAGTTATAATGTTCACGGTAACGAAGCTAGCACGTCAGAAACGGCTGCAAAAACCCTGTACGCGCTCACCGGGGGCAGGACGAATGTGGTTGAGCGCTGGTTGAGCAACACAGTGGTCATCATAGATCCCTGTCTGAACCCCGACGGCCGGACACGCTACCTGAACTATTTTAATGAAGTGAGCGGTGCTGCGCCTAACCTTAGTCCGCTGGCCAGAGAGCATAACGAACCCTGGCCGGGCGGTAGGAGCAATCACTATTACTTCGACCTGAACCGGGACTGGGCCTGGCAAACGCAGCAGGAGACGCGTCACCGCCTTAAGCTATACAGGCAGTGGATGCCTCAGGTGATGGTCGACTTCCATGAACAGAATTATAATGAACCCTACTATTTCGCCCCGGCCGCGGAGCCTATTCATGTCGATGTAACGCCATGGCAGCGGGAGTTCCAAACCATTGCTGGAAAGAACAATGCAAAATATTTTGATGAGTATGGCTGGCAGTATTTCACCAAGGAACGTTTCGACCTGCTCTATCCTTCGTATGGCGATACCTATGCCTTATATAATGGCGGCGTGGGCATGACCTACGAACAGGGAGGTATAGATGCCGGTCTTGCCGTAATCACCCTGCAGGGGGATACCCTTACCTTAAAAGATCGCATCGCACATCACTACACCACCGGACTGGCTACGCTGGAAACCGTTTCGCGGCATGCCGACAAACTGGTCCAGGAATTTAAAAGCTATTTTGAGAAGGCCTTGATCGCTCCCCCGGGGATGTATAAGACATACGTAGTGCGTGGGGTAAATGGGGGCAGACTCCAAAAACTGGCCGAACTGCTCGACCGGAACGGGATAAGCTATGCATATGGTCAGAACACTGCATTGAGGGGGCTGAACTATGAAACCGGAAAAACAGAGCAGTTCCAGCCGGGGCGGAACGATCTTATTGTGAACCTGCACCAGCCTGCAGCTATGCTGGCGAACGTGCTGTTTGAGCCGCGCACAGAAGTGCGCGACTCCAACACGTACGACATAACGGCCTGGTCGCTCCCTTATGTTTATGGCTTACCAGCATATGCAGTAAAGGAGTCTGTGAAAGGACTCTATCCATCCCCGGATACAGCAACGCAGAAAACAGTCGAGCCGCCCGCCGTACGGTCGTACGCCTGGGTGGTCGAATGGAATTCGCTTACACATGCCCGGCTACTGATGGATTTACAGGCCGCGGGAATTAAAGTGCGCGTAGCTGAAGAGCCGTTCACCATTGCCGGGAAGCAGTTTGCCGTAGGTGCCTTGCTGGTATACCGGGCGGAGAATGAAAAGAACATCCCTGGTTTGGTCGCGAAGATTGAAGCTTTGCAGCGTAAGCATACCATTGTGTTGCAGCCTATAGCGAGCGGTTACGCCGAAAAAGGAAAGGACTTGGGTTCGTCTGCCTACCCGGTTCTAAGAGCCCCTAAAATTGCCTTGTTGGCTGGCTCAGGTAGCACAGCCCAAAACGTGGGGGAGATCTGGCATTTTCTGGAGCGTGAGCTTAGCTGTCATATTGCCACTGTGAATATCGAGTCGCTCGACCTGATTGACATACGGAATTTTAACGTATTGATTGTTCCAGATGGCCTATACGACGCAGGAATAAGCGAACATTTGCAGGACTGGATTAAGGCGGGGGGTAAATTGATTTTGATAGACCGCGCAGCGGATGCGGTTGCAGATTGGAAGCCCTTTCAGATCCGCATACGTGAAGCAGGTAAAGAGAATAGTTTGCCTGGGGCAATTTTCAAGCTTCAGATGGATGCTGCCCACCCGCTTTCAGCGGGAATTGAAAAATGTTATTTCACGCTCAAAACGGATGACAAAGTTTACGAAGCTCTTGAAAAAGGAAAAAACGTGGGGTCATTTCATCCAGGAAGTTACGTGTCCGGTATAGCCAGTAAAGCAGCCCGCCAAAAGCTAGATAGCGGAATGCTGTTTGGTGTAGAAAAGATCGGCTCGGGAACGGTTATATATCTAGGAAACAATATTTTATTTCGTTCTTTCTGGGAATCCGGCAAACAAATCTTCGCCAACGCTGTTTTTCTAGTTAATTAGCAGCAACAGGGCTGTATTAGAAAGAAAGGAGGGCAAATTCCTTAAAACGTTAAAATTTGTTAATCATTCTGTTTGTTCGACGAGAGAAATTCCCAAACAGAACAAAATTCTTTTGATTCAAATTGAATAAAATAAAATTTTACCTGCGCATTTGTTAGTCGGTTTTTTGGATTCCTGTAGTCTGTCATTGCTTTGTCATTAAAAGCTGCTTTGCGATGAAATAACTATGCATGCATACTAAAATCCCTATATTTAGCGCAATTATTAACTAACCTAAATTTTTAATTTTATGAAAAAACTTCTACAAAGTTTGTTCATAATCTTGTGCATGGCATCCACGGCTATGGCGCAAGACCGAACAATTACTGGTACAGTTACCGGACAAGACGATGGTCTTCCGCTTCCGGGCGTTTCTATTTTAGTAAAGGGTACAAAAGTTGGTACTCAGACGAGTTCTGAAGGCCGTTACGCGGTTACAGTTCCGGCAGGCTCTACAGAACTTGTTTTCTCTTATCTCGGTTATGTATCGCAAACTGTCACACTACCTTCAGGCAATGTTGTCGATGTTGCTCTGGCATCAGATTCACAAGCTCTCTCAGAAGTGGTTGTTACTGCACTGGGAATATCGAGGGAATCAAAGTCGCTTGGCTATAGCGCTTCGGTAATCAAAAGCGAACAGCTCACTGAAGCACGTTCAACAAACGTATTGAATTCTCTTGCCGGAAAGGCTCCCGGGGTGCGGATCAATTCAACCTCCGGAACGCTTGGAGGTTCAGCAAAGATTGTCATCCGTGGAGTCAATTCGTTGGGAGTAAATAATCCTCTTTTTGTCATTGATGGCGTACCTGTTACTGACGGGACATCTACTGGAGGTACCACGGCCAATAATGTTGACTATGGAAACCGTATCGGTGACTTAAGTTCCGACGACATAGAATCTATGACCGTGCTGAAGGGAGCTGCTGCTACCGCGCTTTATGGTTCTAGAGCTAAAGACGGTGCTATTATTATCACTACAAAGAGAGGTGCAAAGGGGTCTAAGACATCGGTTAGTGTTAATTCATCTGTACGTTTTGAAAGTCCTTTGATATTGCCGGATTTTCAGAACGAATATGCACAGGGCATTTATGATGAGACCGAGGACGCGTACATCTATGACTTGAGATACTCTAACGGTTGGGGACCAAAAATTTCTGATGTTCAAGGCCAGCAGTTTACGGATTTTCTTGGCCGGCAGGTTACACTTAAGGCATATCCTAATAATGTTAAAGATTTCTTTAACACCGGAGCCTCTTACATAAACAACGTGGCTTTCGCTGGCGGAGGCGACAACTCAGACTACAGGCTGAGTTTCACTG
Coding sequences within it:
- a CDS encoding M14 metallopeptidase family protein, translating into MAKSILLFFASLLLGSGVLVAQVRTPDDYLGYELGSRFTSHDQLIAYFKHVVAADKEHIKLISYGTSYEGRELIAVIISSTENMSRLEEIRQQNLRLSKGSFAGKALKGQPAIMWMSYNVHGNEASTSETAAKTLYALTGGRTNVVERWLSNTVVIIDPCLNPDGRTRYLNYFNEVSGAAPNLSPLAREHNEPWPGGRSNHYYFDLNRDWAWQTQQETRHRLKLYRQWMPQVMVDFHEQNYNEPYYFAPAAEPIHVDVTPWQREFQTIAGKNNAKYFDEYGWQYFTKERFDLLYPSYGDTYALYNGGVGMTYEQGGIDAGLAVITLQGDTLTLKDRIAHHYTTGLATLETVSRHADKLVQEFKSYFEKALIAPPGMYKTYVVRGVNGGRLQKLAELLDRNGISYAYGQNTALRGLNYETGKTEQFQPGRNDLIVNLHQPAAMLANVLFEPRTEVRDSNTYDITAWSLPYVYGLPAYAVKESVKGLYPSPDTATQKTVEPPAVRSYAWVVEWNSLTHARLLMDLQAAGIKVRVAEEPFTIAGKQFAVGALLVYRAENEKNIPGLVAKIEALQRKHTIVLQPIASGYAEKGKDLGSSAYPVLRAPKIALLAGSGSTAQNVGEIWHFLERELSCHIATVNIESLDLIDIRNFNVLIVPDGLYDAGISEHLQDWIKAGGKLILIDRAADAVADWKPFQIRIREAGKENSLPGAIFKLQMDAAHPLSAGIEKCYFTLKTDDKVYEALEKGKNVGSFHPGSYVSGIASKAARQKLDSGMLFGVEKIGSGTVIYLGNNILFRSFWESGKQIFANAVFLVN